A single window of Candidatus Rhabdochlamydia oedothoracis DNA harbors:
- a CDS encoding IS630 family transposase — MKKLTPSQIADLEHKLKHPKDYSERNRLCVILGYDEGISTKNLAKALRISPITVQEYLREYDSENKTGNSPRGGSKSKLSQDQTESLLKHLQEKTYLKVKGIIAYVHEQYGIKYSRSGMTDWLIQHGFVYKRPKKIPGKLDPEKQRIFIEQYMVLKETLNPDEEIYFIDAVHPEHQSQAVCGWIKKGVQKTLQTSGKQLRLHFAGALCLTGMKIFTEEYKTVDADAMLDFFKKLEKQTEARIIHVILDNARSNKNKKLEEFLMSSRIKVHYLPPYSPNLNPIERLWKILKEKKVYNRYYETSVTFFQAIRGFFLEEIPKITDILKCRINDKFQVVDLNPIKLAV, encoded by the coding sequence ATGAAAAAACTGACCCCTAGCCAGATAGCTGACTTAGAACACAAGTTAAAGCATCCAAAAGACTATTCTGAACGGAATAGGCTTTGTGTAATTTTGGGCTATGATGAGGGTATCTCAACAAAAAATCTTGCTAAAGCACTTCGGATAAGCCCTATCACTGTTCAGGAATACCTCAGAGAATATGATTCCGAAAATAAAACTGGAAATAGCCCTCGAGGCGGTAGCAAATCAAAACTTTCACAAGACCAAACAGAGTCTCTACTAAAACACCTACAGGAAAAGACCTATCTTAAAGTCAAAGGGATCATAGCTTATGTGCATGAGCAATATGGGATAAAATATTCCCGAAGTGGCATGACAGATTGGCTCATACAGCACGGATTTGTTTATAAACGTCCTAAAAAGATTCCTGGGAAATTAGATCCTGAAAAACAACGAATTTTCATAGAACAATATATGGTTTTAAAGGAGACCTTAAACCCTGATGAAGAGATCTATTTCATAGATGCTGTGCATCCTGAACATCAGTCCCAAGCCGTATGTGGATGGATCAAAAAAGGCGTTCAAAAGACTTTGCAGACATCCGGGAAACAATTGCGATTGCATTTTGCTGGAGCTCTTTGCCTGACAGGAATGAAGATTTTTACAGAGGAATATAAGACAGTTGATGCCGATGCAATGCTCGATTTTTTCAAGAAGCTAGAAAAACAGACAGAGGCTCGAATTATTCATGTAATTTTGGATAATGCGAGATCAAACAAAAATAAGAAACTAGAAGAGTTTCTGATGTCTTCTAGGATTAAAGTGCACTATCTCCCTCCTTATTCGCCGAATTTGAATCCTATTGAACGCTTGTGGAAGATCTTAAAGGAAAAGAAGGTATACAATCGATATTACGAAACGTCGGTGACTTTTTTTCAGGCAATTAGAGGATTCTTCTTAGAAGAGATACCGAAAATAACAGATATTTTGAAATGTAGGATAAACGACAAGTTTCAAGTCGTTGACTTAAATCCCATTAAGCTAGCCGTTTGA
- a CDS encoding GNAT family N-acetyltransferase: MPSKFRFTFKPLVLEDRPLIHKWLVQPHVAEWIHGVGLQNTLNGLEKFFQGESNTTYWIGYDKDIPFAFLITSPKGNDATTLDLFICDLNYLGKGIAVPMIQEFLISQFPNMKRVLTDPEATNKRAIHVYQKVGFKIMGEFIASWHPVPHYQMELYMRDLHPKRPV; the protein is encoded by the coding sequence ATGCCGTCTAAATTTCGGTTTACATTTAAACCACTGGTATTAGAAGATCGGCCTCTTATTCACAAATGGCTTGTACAACCCCATGTTGCTGAGTGGATTCATGGAGTCGGACTTCAAAATACCCTAAACGGATTGGAAAAGTTTTTTCAAGGAGAATCTAATACTACCTACTGGATTGGTTATGATAAAGATATCCCTTTCGCTTTTCTGATAACTTCTCCTAAAGGAAATGATGCGACTACCTTAGATTTGTTCATTTGTGACCTGAATTATTTGGGGAAAGGGATTGCTGTACCGATGATTCAAGAGTTTTTAATCAGCCAGTTTCCAAATATGAAAAGAGTTCTGACAGACCCTGAAGCGACCAATAAACGAGCCATCCACGTGTATCAAAAAGTGGGCTTTAAGATCATGGGAGAGTTTATTGCAAGCTGGCATCCAGTCCCTCACTACCAAATGGAGCTGTATATGAGAGATTTGCATCCTAAGAGGCCTGTTTAA
- a CDS encoding MFS transporter, with the protein MRLFPILLTVFIDSLGFGLVYPIFSVLLMNPEQGFLPLNTSLALRGWLFGLLVSGFCLGQFFGGPILGTLSDYKGRKKILLLTLWLAASTYALTVFGIIFESIVVIFISRLLGGVAAGNWSVAQTIIVDTSTEEEKTKNFGLLGMAWGTGFVIGPYLGGKLSDPSICAIFNLTTPFWAASVLCLLNIALLLWKMQESLPAIQFTKISLVAGIHQLKEAFTSVKLRSLFFMMFIFCIGWGFFTEFCPVFLIREFHFSGSEIANFYASIGFWIAFCQGLVIRPFLKWFSPNSLILTALLGMGCTLIIMVFIKVKFFLYCMLPALAFFEALLFPSATTIVSNVSDKQSQGHILGIYNSVQWAAIGLTPLFSGSFVAIYPYLPFVVGAMAMFFALIVFIANNRPKELIY; encoded by the coding sequence ATGCGTTTATTTCCTATATTATTAACTGTCTTTATCGATAGCTTAGGTTTTGGTCTGGTTTATCCGATTTTTTCTGTGTTGCTCATGAATCCTGAACAAGGATTTTTGCCTCTAAATACCTCTTTAGCGCTCCGAGGCTGGTTATTTGGATTACTGGTTTCGGGTTTTTGTTTGGGGCAGTTTTTTGGTGGACCGATTTTAGGGACTTTATCTGATTATAAAGGGCGTAAAAAAATTTTATTGCTCACTCTTTGGCTTGCTGCATCTACTTATGCATTGACTGTTTTCGGAATTATTTTTGAGAGTATCGTTGTCATTTTTATCTCTCGTTTATTAGGAGGAGTAGCTGCTGGTAATTGGTCTGTGGCTCAAACGATAATTGTAGATACCAGCACTGAGGAAGAAAAAACCAAGAACTTTGGTTTATTGGGAATGGCATGGGGAACAGGGTTTGTTATAGGACCTTATCTAGGAGGCAAGCTTTCAGATCCTTCTATATGTGCTATTTTTAATTTGACCACCCCTTTTTGGGCGGCTTCTGTTCTTTGTTTGCTTAACATTGCTCTTTTACTTTGGAAAATGCAAGAAAGCCTGCCAGCCATTCAGTTTACAAAAATTAGCTTAGTTGCTGGTATTCATCAACTTAAGGAAGCATTTACCTCTGTTAAACTTCGTAGTTTATTCTTCATGATGTTTATTTTTTGTATCGGTTGGGGGTTTTTTACGGAATTTTGTCCTGTTTTTTTGATTCGAGAATTTCACTTTAGCGGGTCTGAAATTGCTAATTTTTATGCAAGTATTGGTTTTTGGATTGCTTTCTGCCAAGGGCTTGTTATTCGTCCTTTCTTAAAATGGTTCTCTCCTAATTCTCTTATTTTAACTGCCTTACTTGGAATGGGTTGTACTCTAATAATTATGGTTTTTATAAAAGTTAAATTCTTTCTTTATTGCATGCTACCAGCCCTTGCTTTTTTTGAGGCTTTGCTTTTTCCATCTGCAACGACAATTGTCTCGAACGTGAGTGATAAGCAATCGCAAGGACATATTTTAGGCATTTACAATTCAGTGCAGTGGGCGGCAATTGGCCTGACTCCTCTTTTCTCGGGTTCGTTTGTAGCCATTTATCCTTATCTTCCTTTCGTTGTGGGAGCTATGGCTATGTTTTTTGCTCTTATTGTATTTATTGCAAATAATAGACCTAAAGAACTTATCTATTAA
- a CDS encoding IS30 family transposase encodes MIFNNQTQGETLPKGYHHLTYDQRCQIYILKARGDTSSSIANILKVHHSTISRELKRNKGQRGYRHQQAQEKAFLRKNSQPNKKMTPQIVTRIEEKIKLQWSPIQISGWLKRHGKEHVSHETIYNHIWKDKRQGGQLYRELRHRGKKYNKQRKGASGRGNMPGRIDIKQRPCIVEKKTRLGDWELDTVIGAGHKGVIVSMVERTSKLTKLAKVSHKTAEEVSQALIEQLKPIKDFVHTLTADNGKEFAYHQMVSFELETDFYFATPYHSWERGLNEHTNGLVRQYFPKTQSFLDTTSKDIERVETLLNNRPRKALNFETPLEVFTRLSTNMLCSGAQ; translated from the coding sequence GTGATTTTTAACAATCAAACACAAGGAGAGACCTTGCCTAAAGGCTACCATCACCTAACCTATGACCAAAGATGTCAGATTTATATTTTAAAAGCTAGAGGAGATACATCTAGCTCAATAGCAAACATTCTAAAAGTTCATCATAGCACTATTAGTAGGGAACTTAAGAGAAATAAAGGGCAACGAGGATACCGTCATCAGCAAGCTCAAGAAAAAGCATTTCTTAGAAAAAATTCTCAGCCCAATAAAAAAATGACTCCTCAAATAGTTACCCGTATTGAAGAAAAAATCAAGTTGCAATGGAGCCCTATACAAATATCCGGATGGCTTAAAAGACATGGTAAAGAACATGTTAGTCATGAGACCATCTATAATCATATCTGGAAAGATAAACGACAGGGAGGACAGCTTTATAGAGAGCTCCGTCATCGAGGGAAAAAATATAACAAGCAGAGAAAGGGAGCTTCTGGAAGAGGGAACATGCCTGGTCGTATAGATATTAAGCAACGGCCTTGTATTGTAGAAAAAAAGACTCGTTTAGGAGACTGGGAACTAGATACAGTCATAGGGGCAGGACATAAAGGCGTAATTGTATCAATGGTAGAAAGAACTTCCAAGCTAACTAAGCTCGCCAAAGTTTCTCATAAAACTGCAGAGGAAGTAAGTCAAGCGTTAATTGAACAACTTAAACCTATCAAAGATTTTGTACACACATTAACAGCAGACAACGGAAAAGAATTTGCCTATCACCAAATGGTTAGTTTCGAGCTAGAGACAGACTTCTACTTTGCAACGCCCTACCATTCTTGGGAAAGAGGCTTAAATGAGCATACAAACGGACTAGTTAGGCAATATTTTCCTAAAACACAAAGCTTTTTAGATACGACTTCCAAGGATATAGAAAGGGTGGAAACTTTACTAAATAACAGACCTAGAAAGGCTCTCAACTTCGAAACTCCACTAGAAGTGTTTACGAGATTATCTACAAACATGCTATGCTCGGGTGCACAATAG
- a CDS encoding UPF0158 family protein, translated as MSKYPQAQNPLLLRYHRLMDAFAKSDDERDFYLDKVEGFIVYVDLDKGEKELADLDKEISIHNKRYALLPKMTFYETKKFMEGFINEKVYDIDTKEKLLDIIQSREARDNFLEFIYDHHTELEKWQQYYVERSRIRIIEWLRLQEILFVFEEDLDLNKNMMEKLKRYLFDMKVSKDIAAVREALYVKAKTYYSNEALNPRPKRGRPPKQVAKVEVEPQVTVDMYTMVPSSCRTFLYLPDITNAASITFSAKFDTEAQLLASLRGSSRIKVDTKLQALSERLESLRHLSTRLITTADSSSLAEQGIKHLKQIPEATVSAPIENKKSSISEVVKDLLPSRKKSADPAKKKGEIKTVTQIRKQHRKG; from the coding sequence ATGTCAAAATATCCACAGGCACAAAATCCACTTTTGCTCCGGTATCACCGTCTAATGGATGCTTTTGCTAAATCAGATGACGAGCGTGATTTTTATCTAGATAAGGTAGAAGGGTTTATTGTTTATGTCGATTTAGATAAAGGAGAAAAAGAATTAGCTGATCTTGACAAAGAGATTAGCATCCATAATAAACGCTACGCGCTTTTACCAAAAATGACTTTCTATGAGACAAAAAAGTTTATGGAAGGATTTATTAATGAAAAAGTGTATGACATCGATACTAAAGAAAAGCTGCTGGACATTATTCAATCTAGAGAAGCTCGCGATAATTTTTTGGAATTCATTTATGATCATCACACGGAACTAGAGAAGTGGCAGCAATATTATGTAGAGCGCTCTCGTATTCGTATTATCGAGTGGTTGCGTCTTCAGGAAATCTTATTTGTATTTGAAGAAGATTTAGATTTAAATAAAAATATGATGGAGAAGTTAAAGCGATATTTATTTGACATGAAGGTCTCCAAAGACATAGCAGCTGTGAGAGAAGCTTTATATGTAAAAGCAAAAACCTATTATTCAAATGAAGCACTAAATCCTCGTCCTAAACGTGGACGTCCTCCTAAACAAGTTGCTAAAGTAGAAGTAGAGCCACAGGTAACCGTTGATATGTATACAATGGTTCCTTCTTCCTGTCGAACCTTTTTATATTTGCCAGATATTACCAATGCTGCAAGTATTACTTTTTCTGCTAAATTTGATACGGAAGCGCAACTACTCGCTAGCCTTAGAGGAAGTTCTCGTATTAAAGTGGATACTAAATTGCAAGCACTTTCAGAAAGACTGGAATCATTGCGCCATTTATCCACGCGGCTAATCACTACAGCAGATAGTTCTAGTTTAGCCGAACAAGGCATTAAACACTTAAAACAGATTCCCGAAGCTACAGTCTCTGCACCAATAGAAAATAAGAAAAGTTCTATTTCGGAGGTTGTTAAAGATTTGCTACCTTCTCGAAAAAAATCTGCAGATCCAGCAAAGAAAAAGGGTGAGATAAAGACAGTGACACAGATCCGCAAACAGCATAGAAAAGGGTAA
- a CDS encoding transposase produces MSQCLYCEVQNPCPTYSPDLNLIERLWRFMNKKVLNNRY; encoded by the coding sequence ATGAGCCAATGTCTCTATTGTGAGGTACAGAATCCTTGTCCTACTTATTCTCCCGATCTCAATCTGATTGAACGCCTTTGGCGATTCATGAATAAAAAAGTTCTCAATAATCGATATTAG
- a CDS encoding VIT1/CCC1 transporter family protein gives MSKHFKGKLVPEHLKEARKKGMLLKAEIHGSEVPSHVIAATESMKLLAIALLIGWLIQLSLQTLGLLSFGLILFIASRSALNGWSRMERLHRVIEEERFEIEHHRHQEREELAEIYEAKGFSGKLLEEVIDCLMADDNRLLQIMLEEELGLSLEQYEHPLKQSAFALLGALISAVLCLIGYALSFSFGLPIAVLLITVFSTVLSARLENSSAWQRTVWNCAVLVLVGGAVIFAQQLIKGI, from the coding sequence ATGTCCAAACATTTTAAAGGAAAGTTAGTTCCAGAACATCTAAAAGAAGCACGTAAAAAAGGAATGCTTCTCAAAGCTGAAATACATGGATCAGAAGTTCCCTCCCATGTAATTGCCGCAACAGAAAGCATGAAATTGCTTGCGATAGCGCTTTTGATTGGATGGCTTATTCAACTATCTTTGCAAACTCTCGGACTACTCTCTTTTGGTCTGATTTTATTTATAGCATCGCGTAGTGCTTTAAATGGCTGGTCGCGAATGGAAAGATTACATCGTGTGATTGAAGAAGAGCGCTTTGAAATTGAGCATCATAGACATCAAGAAAGAGAAGAGCTAGCCGAAATCTATGAAGCAAAAGGCTTTTCTGGTAAATTGCTCGAAGAAGTGATCGACTGTCTGATGGCTGATGACAATCGTCTTTTACAAATTATGTTAGAAGAAGAATTAGGCCTCTCTTTAGAACAATACGAACATCCGCTTAAACAAAGCGCTTTTGCCTTGTTAGGGGCTTTAATAAGCGCTGTTTTGTGTTTAATAGGTTATGCTTTATCTTTCTCATTTGGGCTGCCTATTGCCGTTCTTTTAATAACGGTTTTTTCCACTGTACTTTCTGCTCGTCTTGAAAATAGTTCAGCTTGGCAAAGAACTGTTTGGAATTGTGCTGTATTGGTTCTTGTTGGCGGCGCTGTTATATTTGCTCAACAGTTAATCAAGGGCATCTAA
- a CDS encoding heavy metal translocating P-type ATPase, which produces MNSPYLFDEFFASGKEESISPFLTPSSRKWGKHLSLKTAFISGILLLCAFIFSFLNPAFSNLCLLFVYFFSGTPALIGALGDIKNLEINIDVLMTLAALLSVLIGNGMEGALLLVLFELSGAMETLVTEKTKSALVSLHQIAPRFAYVVAEDGAIYERSVKDIPLKTTLLIKAGEIVPLDSVVIKGSSFVNLSHLTGESRPVSKKLGDEVQAGAYNLDGTITVEVTRTSSDSTLNRIIELITQAQESKPRLQRFLDRFGKWYAMSIISLFLIFAITLPWIFPITYLGAEGGLYRALSFLIAASPCALIIATPTAYLSAISSCARKGILLKGGIILDALTSCHTVAFDKTGTLTTGKLHCTKLEIIHPKQAPCYTLEEGLQAAYGLEIFAVHPIADAIISYAKEKQIKPSELLDFTSIPGSGLQGFVFLQNRKVPVYIGNSAFILPYLPKTFSPEIFQKGTLNSYLLLGNTLFLFHFTDTLRAQSKPLIDRLKNQKLHPVMLTGDKLKIAKDVAEQLAISTIYADLKPEDKLAKVAELSTSQGLIMVGDGINDAPALARATVGISMGTIGSATAIEASDIVFLNDDLSLLDWMIQKAHRTIAIVKQNITLALAVILLVTLPALLGLVPLWLAVIFHEGGTVLVGLNSLRLLRQ; this is translated from the coding sequence ATGAATAGCCCTTATCTCTTTGATGAATTTTTTGCCTCGGGTAAGGAAGAGAGCATCAGTCCCTTTCTAACCCCTTCTTCGCGTAAATGGGGTAAACACCTCTCTTTAAAAACAGCTTTTATATCTGGAATATTATTACTATGCGCTTTTATTTTTTCCTTTCTTAACCCTGCTTTTTCTAATCTCTGTCTGTTATTTGTTTATTTTTTTTCGGGAACCCCTGCGTTAATTGGAGCTTTAGGGGATATAAAAAATCTCGAAATTAATATCGATGTACTAATGACTTTAGCCGCTCTCTTATCGGTATTAATAGGGAATGGTATGGAAGGAGCCTTATTGCTTGTTTTATTTGAGTTATCTGGTGCTATGGAAACTTTAGTTACAGAAAAAACAAAAAGTGCCCTGGTTAGTTTGCATCAAATAGCTCCTAGATTTGCCTACGTAGTAGCAGAAGATGGAGCTATTTACGAGAGATCTGTAAAAGATATCCCTCTTAAAACCACCCTGCTGATTAAAGCAGGAGAAATTGTTCCTCTTGACTCTGTTGTTATTAAGGGTAGTTCTTTTGTAAATTTAAGTCATTTAACAGGAGAAAGTCGCCCTGTTAGTAAAAAACTAGGCGATGAAGTACAGGCAGGTGCTTATAATCTTGATGGCACTATTACAGTAGAGGTTACTCGCACAAGTAGTGATTCCACATTAAATCGGATTATTGAGCTCATTACTCAAGCTCAAGAATCAAAACCCCGTCTGCAACGCTTTTTAGATCGTTTTGGTAAATGGTATGCGATGAGTATCATCTCACTTTTTTTAATTTTTGCAATCACACTACCTTGGATTTTTCCCATCACCTATTTAGGAGCTGAAGGAGGGCTCTACCGCGCGTTATCTTTCTTAATTGCAGCTTCTCCTTGCGCATTAATCATAGCAACTCCAACGGCTTATTTAAGTGCAATCAGTAGCTGCGCTCGTAAAGGCATCTTGCTTAAAGGAGGGATTATTTTAGACGCACTTACCTCATGTCACACTGTAGCTTTTGATAAAACAGGAACATTAACAACGGGAAAGCTTCATTGCACAAAATTAGAAATAATCCATCCAAAGCAGGCTCCATGCTATACTTTAGAAGAAGGATTACAAGCAGCTTATGGGTTAGAAATATTTGCCGTACATCCCATTGCAGATGCTATTATTTCTTATGCAAAAGAAAAACAAATTAAGCCTTCGGAACTTTTAGATTTTACATCTATTCCAGGTTCTGGTTTACAAGGTTTTGTTTTTTTACAAAACCGCAAAGTCCCTGTCTACATAGGTAATTCAGCATTTATCCTACCCTATTTACCTAAAACCTTTTCTCCTGAGATCTTTCAAAAAGGAACACTAAATAGTTATCTTTTATTAGGAAATACTCTATTTCTCTTCCATTTTACCGATACTTTACGAGCTCAATCAAAACCCTTAATCGATCGACTAAAAAACCAAAAACTTCATCCCGTTATGCTTACAGGTGATAAGTTAAAAATTGCAAAAGATGTAGCTGAGCAATTAGCTATTTCTACAATCTATGCAGACTTAAAACCTGAAGATAAATTAGCTAAAGTAGCAGAACTTTCTACTAGCCAAGGTCTTATTATGGTTGGCGATGGAATTAATGATGCTCCTGCCCTAGCAAGAGCCACTGTGGGTATCTCTATGGGAACAATAGGAAGTGCTACAGCAATTGAAGCATCAGATATTGTTTTTCTCAATGATGATCTTTCTTTACTCGATTGGATGATTCAAAAAGCCCACAGAACAATTGCTATTGTCAAACAAAACATCACCCTAGCTCTTGCTGTTATTCTATTAGTAACCCTCCCTGCCCTTTTAGGTTTGGTTCCCCTTTGGCTTGCGGTTATCTTCCACGAAGGAGGCACCGTTCTTGTGGGCTTAAATAGCCTAAGACTCCTTAGACAATAA
- a CDS encoding M18 family aminopeptidase has translation MTHILADLKVFLETAPTSWHAVQEIGNRLAIHNFLPLEEIDKWKLKPGGKYFTIRGGSLCAFSLPKNPPKQALILASHTDSCALKLKPLPSYLKQNMTSFGVEVYGSPLLSSWLNRDLVLAGRVVILNKDQQPEENLVILDDATFIIPQLALHLDREVNEKGVILNKQEHLCPLVSVSSQEKNILEKLLKRQLSFEKLLSFDLFLVPQEPARFIGLNNEMLASYRIDNLVSAHAALAALVYCKKPSLSQLQIALFWDHEEIGSYSVEGAGSSFLQDILQRISYHLRLDVEALTRMKNSSLCLSIDMAHALNPNYIDKHDSQHQPLLNKGIVIKYNANQKYASQAISVAPIVHACHNLNLNYQSFLSRSDLPCGSTIGPIMAANLGIDTIDIGCPQLSMHSTRELIACQDYLDLLHLLSYLVQEGS, from the coding sequence ATGACACACATTTTAGCTGATTTAAAAGTTTTTTTAGAAACAGCACCTACTTCTTGGCATGCTGTTCAGGAAATAGGTAATCGTCTAGCCATTCATAATTTCCTGCCTTTAGAAGAAATCGATAAATGGAAATTAAAACCAGGTGGTAAATATTTCACGATAAGAGGAGGAAGTTTGTGTGCTTTTTCCCTTCCTAAAAACCCCCCTAAACAAGCGCTTATTCTTGCCTCTCACACGGATAGCTGTGCTCTTAAACTCAAACCACTTCCCAGCTATCTTAAGCAAAACATGACCTCGTTTGGTGTTGAAGTATATGGCAGTCCTCTGCTTTCTTCGTGGCTAAATCGCGATCTGGTTCTAGCAGGGAGAGTAGTTATTTTAAATAAGGATCAACAACCAGAAGAGAACCTGGTTATTTTAGACGATGCTACTTTTATCATCCCACAGCTTGCCCTCCATTTAGATCGCGAAGTGAATGAAAAAGGAGTGATTTTAAATAAACAAGAACACTTATGCCCTCTTGTCAGTGTATCTAGTCAAGAAAAAAATATCTTAGAAAAATTATTAAAACGTCAGCTCTCTTTTGAAAAGCTGCTTTCCTTCGATCTTTTTCTAGTACCACAAGAACCTGCGCGTTTTATAGGATTAAACAATGAAATGCTTGCCTCGTATCGAATAGATAACTTAGTCAGTGCACATGCTGCTTTAGCTGCTTTAGTCTATTGTAAAAAACCAAGCTTAAGCCAGCTACAAATAGCGCTCTTTTGGGACCATGAAGAGATAGGGTCCTATAGTGTAGAAGGAGCTGGCTCTTCCTTCCTACAAGATATATTGCAACGCATTTCTTACCACCTTCGATTAGATGTAGAAGCGCTAACACGCATGAAAAACAGTTCTCTTTGTCTTTCGATTGATATGGCTCATGCGCTAAACCCAAATTATATAGATAAACACGATTCACAGCACCAGCCTCTTTTAAATAAGGGGATTGTGATTAAATACAATGCAAACCAAAAATATGCTTCCCAGGCAATTTCTGTAGCTCCTATTGTACATGCTTGTCACAACTTAAATCTCAACTACCAATCTTTTCTATCTAGATCTGATCTTCCTTGTGGAAGCACCATTGGTCCCATCATGGCTGCTAATCTAGGAATTGATACAATCGATATTGGATGTCCTCAACTTTCTATGCATTCGACCAGGGAATTAATTGCTTGTCAAGATTACCTCGATCTGTTGCACTTGCTTAGCTATTTGGTTCAAGAGGGATCATAA